TAGAATGATAGGACTCATGTTTGAATTTAGATATGTACTTGCAGTAGTCCAAAGAAATtgcatactactccctccgtcccataatataagggattttggtgggatgtgacacgtcctagtactatgaatctgaatcCGGATAGGGGAGCCTGTCCAGAttaattcgtagtactaggatgtgggACCTCTGTTCAGATtaattcatagtactaggatgtgtcgcattccaccaaaatcccttatattatgggacggaaaGAGTAAGTTTTATTCATACACATCTCTACTCTGAAAGCACTAATACAGTCTATACAAAAGCAAGGTCAATTGAAGTCACTAGTTCAGATCAGGGTGTCAGTGATGAACCATCTTTGTCGGGTTAATACGACTTGTTTGGGATCACTCATCTTATAGATCGAAAACTACACCGTTTAAGATATGACTATCGGGGATGACCCGTCCCTGATATGAGGTCATATTTGTCGGGTCGTAGTTGTAACACGTCATGGATAACCTATAACGTATCACAACCTTGCGCCGTCACAGATAACATATCATCCGTGATGGGTGTAATAAGATGACCCGTCAATGATGAGAGCACTCATCGTGAAGGGTGGTAGTTAAAACCTATCATGGATGAAGGACAGttcaaatttttgaaaattttaaaatcctTGGATAGAGTCATACCCTATATGAAGTTGTAGATATCGATAAGatctttaaatttaaatttgacaacatttgaatttgaaataGTTTATATGCCTAAAAATACATTATAAGTGGtgagatctatttttcaaataatcTCGGATGGAGACACACCCTATATCAAAGTCAAAGGGTTCAATGAGATTACAAGTTTCGAGTTgacaatatttttatttgagaTTGTTTACATCCGATCCCCAAATATGTGTTATAATTCATGTGATATatttccaaaatattttttgaaattttcaaatgaCCTTGGATTGAGATATGTCCtacactaaggctgtgttcggcagccaTATTTCCCTACTCATCTCTATCGTTTTCTGCACACACGCCTTTTATACCGCTGAACattgtgttttttgtaaaatttttctataggaaagttgttttaaaacttcatattaatccatttttgaaaaaaaattaactaatacttaattaaccatgAACTAATGAGTCGCTCCATTTTATATGTATGGGGAAGAGTTCCCAAATTTGGGTGCCAAACTCTATTTAAAATTGTAGAGCTATTCCCTCTGTCTCTAAATATAATGGATTTTAGTTAGATGTGACGTATCCTAGTATAAAGAATTTGGACGTGCCTCatatctagattcgttatatactagaatgtgtcacatccaaccaaaatctcttatattttaggacagagggagtagatgaGACTTGTAAACTCTGTAGCAAGTACACAAACACATCAAAAAGTTAATTTGGAAGCAAGTAGCTAGATGAGATTGGCAAACCATATATGCATATCATGGtaagttaaaattattttaaacgGTATGcttttttattatctaaaaacagTACTTCCTCCATAAGAAAAACCTAATCCTAGATTTGAACCTGGCCACTACCTACatattatgtccagattcaaacccaggattgagtttttttttcgggAGGGAATAGAAACAGAAAATTCCAACGGTTGGCTAGTGCTGCGTTAGGCACAGACGTGTGGGCCCCCAAGCGACGTGGGCCCACACGTCGACAACATGAGGCACTGATGGGTAAGTACACACTAACACACCCAGAAGGCGTACGTTTCTTTCCGTTTTTGCTCAAATCATCTGCTTCAAATtaaccctccctccctcccctccctcaaCCCTACCAAAATTCCCCATTTCGATCCCCTTCCCCCAAACCAAACCCTAGCAGCCGCCGCCACACACCCCTAAatcatcgccggccgccgcttctCGTCGTCACCACCGGCCGgctccgtcgccggcggcaagcCAGGTACGTGCTGACCATCTACTAAGCCTCATATCTACATGCATCCGATCATGGCTAGCTTTCCTTCCGTTTGATTGAACTGTACTGTGTGCATGTGTCTTTCTCAGCTTGCTACATCTCGACTGCTTCTCCggcgatggcagcggcggcgagggaagaCATCCACCCGGCGACGATGGCGTACATCCGCCACCTCGTCGAGGTGTTCAGGACCACAAGCTTCCACGACGCCTGCTACGACCAGAACTACATGGGGAGCGACGCCGACATCTTCCGCCACCGCCCGGGGACCACCGCCGTCCcggacgacgtcgacgccgcgCTCGACGCCATCGAAGAGATCCTCCGCAAGGGGAGCCccacgctcgccgccgacgagcgccTCGACATCCTCTACAACCGAACCCTGCAGGAGGAGACGGTCGGCGCCGTCGAGGACGCCGTCGCTTCCATGGAGGCGCAGGTCGCCGGCGAACGCGACATCGTGGACGCCAAGAAGCTCCGCCTCAaggccgtccgcgccgccgtggcggaGTACCGCGACGGCCTCGCCGCcctgatgacgccggcggacgGAGTAGAGGAGCAggaggccaccgccgccgtgatGTCGCTGCTGGAGCGGCTCGACGCGGCGGAGTCGGAGGCGGCCGCGCTGGCGGCGGACGTGGACGGCTTCGACGGCTTGGTcgagcagctcgccgccgccagggaGAGGCTggtggaggagaaggcgaggctcGACGCCATCCCGGTGCCGTCCGGCGATCACCGGAAAGACGACGTCATCGTCTTCCGCGCTGCCGATCGATTCAACAGGAGTGTTCGCGTGCTGCGAGAATTCGTAGCTCAGTACGATGCATGAGTGATCTCATCTAAGAGTGAAAAATAAAAGCAGCGATGACAGTGAATTGGTGATGGTGATTACATATTGTCCCTAtagtgatgaaaaaaatatgtgtattTTTTATCCGCAAAATCAGAGACAATAttgttgttatatatatatatattttttgaaaggATATGCTTTTGATATGTCGTGGGGAATTTGATTTCGTTAAGAAGAAATGTTTATGTATATGTACTAGAAAAGGTgaccgtgcattgcaacgggaagAACTAATGTTATGATAATGATTATCGTTTACTCTAAGAAAAGCATATTCTTTTTAGTTAATCGATGAGTTGATTTCAACGAGCCCACGAGATCTAAACCATCGATGCTCTGAATTTTCTCTCACAATATGATGTATGTGTTGCACCATAAGAAAAGAATTTGCAGGGAGTCTCTTGTAACAAAGCCCACCATGCGAAGGGCTAAGAACGCTGGTTCAAAATTCCGGGGtggaatttctgaaattttgggtAATTCGGAATCTTTTCAATAGGGAACTGTTTTGCTCCCTCTTTAGTTTTagaatattattttaatttagaaattttatttaaatttcacCAAACTTTGTTCaccattcaaaattttattttgaaccaaaattaatAGGAATAGGAATAGCAATAGGCAAACTGATATATTAAACCCTGGGCTTGACGATTAAGAGGTAGTTGAAGACAATGCCGATATCAGTGACACGCGTAAGTTAATCAACACAGTGGACGATTCAAATCCAATATTCTCTAATGGAAAAAAACAGTACAGAAGCATTCTCCAATGAGGAAAACATAGAACATTATAAGCAATCTCTATgaggaaaaaataattagagaaaaaaatagaacagTTCAGAAGCGGTAGCAAGTAGGGGTAGCAGGCAATAGCAGAGCAGCACGTACATAGACCATATTTATGGACTCACTAACTCCCGCATCTTCTTTATCTATTGCATCGCATGTCCTCATCCATTCcttgaagagagagagagattgcatGTGAGGGGAGTGCCACCACTGCTACAAAGAAGATTTTTCCAAACGGTccaaatcgattttcacatgcGGTTGCCTGACCCACATGTGAGAAAAGGTCTGCAAAAATCGCAATTTTCCCATGCGGCTAGCGTAACCGCATAAAAAAGGTGATTTTTGCATACGGTCCTCTAAGCCAACCAcataagaaaatattttttggcgaaaaaaaataaagatccAACAAAAAACCCTAGCCGTCCCACCATGCTGCGGCCGCAcgctctcgccgccgtcgctcccgaGGGTAGGGGTGGCGGATCTGCCCGCCGACTGCTcgcacccaccgccgccgcttgccaccATCACCTCCAGTCATCATCGTTGGCCGCTGCTGCTTGCCGGTACCACCTACCGACGCGCCCGCCTACCCGCCCGCCGTTGCGCCCTGCCGCCTCGCCAACGGATCCACGCGGATCCAGGTGAGGGACGGCCactgccgccggatccgggcggggGACGGCCGTCGCTGCACCCCTTCTGCCCCGCCGTCGTGCTCCTctcgcctccaccgccacccaCAGTCACTTGCCCCATTGCTGCTGCCCGAGGTCGAGGACGGTGGATCAACTACTACCAACGCTCCCCGCCGgcaccgccgtcaccgctcCCGCTGGCGCCCGCACAACCACCGCTGCCTATCGTCagtagccgccgccaccggtcgTCGCGGGTGCCGAGCCTGCCGCCGTCGACCCTCCCCACCGatgccgccgcgcctccctgcTGCCGTCACCGCTCCCACCGTCACCC
This genomic window from Oryza sativa Japonica Group chromosome 12, ASM3414082v1 contains:
- the LOC136354585 gene encoding uncharacterized protein; the encoded protein is MAAAAREDIHPATMAYIRHLVEVFRTTSFHDACYDQNYMGSDADIFRHRPGTTAVPDDVDAALDAIEEILRKGSPTLAADERLDILYNRTLQEETVGAVEDAVASMEAQVAGERDIVDAKKLRLKAVRAAVAEYRDGLAALMTPADGVEEQEATAAVMSLLERLDAAESEAAALAADVDGFDGLVEQLAAARERLVEEKARLDAIPVPSGDHRKDDVIVFRAADRFNRSVRVLREFVAQYDA